CGTCCTCTTTGATGCCGACAAACCGGGCGCTGGGGTCGCGGGTAGCCTTGGAATCGCCAATGCCGCGAATCTCGACGTCCCCGAGTAGGGCCACGAAATACAGTTCTGACTCGGACTCGACGACGAAGGCCGAACCCAGAACGGGGTCAGTGGGCCGGCCTCCGTTGCGCAGAAAATACCGTCCGCTATACCGGCTTTGTGGCGCAGGACCGGATTCATCTGTTTGGCGGATCTCCTCGCTTGTCACGGGGTTGTTAAGGAGATCGCGCACCATGGCGTCAAAAACATCCGAGATTGGGCCGTCCCAATACGCGCTCGGGTCAGCGCCGTTCGAGTAGGCGTCCTCGGCCATTCTGCGTGTCAGGCTGTCCTGCAGCCGCTGGACGTTGCCCGGCATAGCGGCCCATACGAGGAGCAGGAGGGCAAGAACCGTGAGAAGGCCCACCAGGACGCGACGGCTGGTCTGCGCCTGGGTATCGCGGAATTCTCCCGCCCCCTCGGCCGTCATTCGCCGGGCGCGTTGATCCCGCAGATTGTTGCCGCAGGTTTTGCAGAAAAGTGTGCCTTCCGGATTGACCGTGCCACACTCTTGGCACACGGCATCTGCGTCGATCCGTTCGAACGAAGGCTCGCCGCCGTATGGGTTGTCCGATCCCTGACTCACGAAGCGTTCACCTTTCGTCATGGCACGGGCACGCTGCCGTTTTACATAACCCGGAAGCCGAATACCCCCCGCCGTGCGGCGCAATCCTGGACGCACGACAGCCGTTGCCGGCACGCCCTCGCACCGCAAGGGGCTTCGCGCATGCCAGCATCTCTGCTACTAGGCATCTGATTTTCGCACAAATTGCATCCGTTGTCCAGTTATTCCTGCAAGCCTTTTCGTAAGCAAGGCATAAGGCCAATGTTACTTAGACAATATGGCACACACTGTGCGCCACGCTTTTCGCGGGGATTCTGTTGACATTCCTCATTCGGAAACGGGGACCCTGACTCATCAGAGGCAATGAATTCGGGGTTTTCCATTAAGTCTGTGGGCTGGACGGCGGCATGAAGGACCCGGATGCGCGCGGGGCTTTTCGATGGTTTGAACTGGAACAGGGAGGCCGTCAAGCTGCGCGGCGCGGCAGCTGGACGGGCATCATCCCACGTTAATCCTTTTTGCGATGGCGTCCTCGGTGGCCTTGCGGGCGATTCGGGTTGCGATCATGCCGTCCTCGGCGGAAGCGAGGTTCCCGGGGAGACCGGTCTCGAGCGCTTTGGCGAAACCGTTGTACATGTCGCCGAAATTCTTGCCCTGCTCGACCCCGATGGTCTGCGTACCCTCGGAAGACCGGACTTCGAGTATGCCGGTGAGACCGTCATAGCGAATAACGCCATCGGTGCCGATGAGGTCGTAGAGATACTTGTGGACCGGCTCTTTGGCGGTGTGGCAGTAAGTGAAACTCAGTTCGGCCATGGTATGCGCGCCGTTGGCGTGGTCCATGTGCACCCACACGTGGTCGGGCGCGGCGTAGTCCTGGACCCAGGACCCCATCCCTTCGAACCGCACGATCTCGGACTTGGTCCACCACCGTGCGAGGTCGATATCATGGACGCCGCAGTCGACCATTGGGCCGCCCTCGAGCATGCGGCCCTCGCGGCGGCGCTGTTCGATACGGTTGCCGGCGGCATCGAGTTCGTAGCGGCCGTGGCAATTCCAGATGTAGACGAGCCGCAAGGTGCGCAGGATGCCGACCGCCCCGCGCTCGAGCAACGCTTTGATCTTGAGGGCTTCGTCTCCGAAACGGTACGTGAACCCGGTGAAGAGGGGGAGATTCGCCGCCTGCGTGATGGCGAGCATCTCGCGGCCTTCTTGCTCGGTCATGGCCAGGGGTTTTTCGCACAAGACGGGCTTGCCATAGCGCACGGCGTCGCGAACGTTCTGCAGATGACAAGGGGCGGGCGATGTGATGGCGACGGCATCGAGCCCCGACGTGAAAAACGCGTCCACGTTGTCAAAGGCGCGGGGCACGCCAAACTTCTCCTGCGCGGCAGCGCGTCTTGCCGGGTCGGGCTCGAACACGGCGTGAAGGTCCCACACCTTGCTGTCGCGCAACGCGGGCAGATGGCCGTATCCCGCGACCGTGCCACACCCCATCAACCCGATTTTCTTCATGGGTCCACTCCCGTGAATGCGAATGATGCCGAATTATGGCGCAATTTCCGGCGCGATGGGGTGCAACCCTACGCTGTCAGGGGAGGCGTTTTCAAGAGATGCAGGATAGCAACGCGAACCCACAGGGCGAAATGGTGTCTGAAGCTTCGGAAGCCGAGAGAGACGTCGGGACGGCCTGTGCGGCGGCTGCGTGCCGGGCTTGCGTTTGGCCGCGCGCGGGTTATATGATAGAAGGGAGAAAAGTGTGGCGGAATGCGTGCCGTCGAGGTGCCTGAGCCGGCGGACTGCCACCAGCTCAAGCGCTTGTTTTTTCAAAACATTGGAATGGATGCGCGGGGAGAAGTCTCCCCCGTGCAGAGAATGGCCGGGTGGCCTTAAACCATTCGGCGAAAACAAGTTGGGTAGACCAACGCAGGTGTAAGGAGACGAATCATGTACAGATTTCTTGTACTCGCATTGGTGTTGACGCTGGCTGTGGCCTTTTCCGGCTGCGGCCCCAAGACAGAGGCACCCGCCCCGAAACCTCAAGGGCCCGCTGTTTCGGCTCCTCCCGCACAGCCGCCGGCGGCCGAGCCCGCTCCGCCGGCAGAGTCCGCGACGGAAGCCCCCGCAGCCGCGGCTGGCGATGAAGCCAAAGCCGGCGCAGCTGAAGAGAACTGGTCCGAGTTCGAGGTTGTTCCATCTGCCAGCGCCAGCGCCCAGAAGAAGGAATAGCGCGTTCGCTT
This genomic stretch from Candidatus Hydrogenedentota bacterium harbors:
- a CDS encoding zinc ribbon domain-containing protein, whose translation is MSQGSDNPYGGEPSFERIDADAVCQECGTVNPEGTLFCKTCGNNLRDQRARRMTAEGAGEFRDTQAQTSRRVLVGLLTVLALLLLVWAAMPGNVQRLQDSLTRRMAEDAYSNGADPSAYWDGPISDVFDAMVRDLLNNPVTSEEIRQTDESGPAPQSRYSGRYFLRNGGRPTDPVLGSAFVVESESELYFVALLGDVEIRGIGDSKATRDPSARFVGIKEDDRFSVGHGYVQPLDDGGFLCVGQREKSDFKYETRAYRVP
- a CDS encoding Gfo/Idh/MocA family oxidoreductase; amino-acid sequence: MKKIGLMGCGTVAGYGHLPALRDSKVWDLHAVFEPDPARRAAAQEKFGVPRAFDNVDAFFTSGLDAVAITSPAPCHLQNVRDAVRYGKPVLCEKPLAMTEQEGREMLAITQAANLPLFTGFTYRFGDEALKIKALLERGAVGILRTLRLVYIWNCHGRYELDAAGNRIEQRRREGRMLEGGPMVDCGVHDIDLARWWTKSEIVRFEGMGSWVQDYAAPDHVWVHMDHANGAHTMAELSFTYCHTAKEPVHKYLYDLIGTDGVIRYDGLTGILEVRSSEGTQTIGVEQGKNFGDMYNGFAKALETGLPGNLASAEDGMIATRIARKATEDAIAKRINVG